One Jaculus jaculus isolate mJacJac1 chromosome 4, mJacJac1.mat.Y.cur, whole genome shotgun sequence genomic window, AGGATTTATCACCTCATTTTCACATGTAAGTTCTCTTTGCAGAATCAATGAGCCCTTACAAGTTGGCTACCCAAGATAGCAGCTCACATAATCTGAGCCACATAACCAGAACTCCAGCATAATAAAGAAAGGCATTGGCTCCTAAGGATTCTGTTTCTTTCACACAGTAACAATTTGGCATAGAAACCATAAATTATAACCATACTCCTGTTCTATAGGTGAATTTATTTGTGGGCTCTACTATCAGGCCACCTGGATTCCAAGACTTACTGggtttgttttgaaacaagatcacctcatgcctcagtttcctcattcatGAGATGGGTATAATAAAAGTCCTGCTCATTTCATAAACTCATTGTGAGATTAAGAAAGACAGAACAATGACTGGTACAAGTGGCAAACACTGTTCACTTTTAGCtgttattattcttttaaaaatattcacatgcctgagaggcaaagtcactgagaaatcagtaCCAGCTAAACAGGAAAccttctctctgtagtccagccaatggaaagctggaaaaagctgcactgtatgcagccttagaggagacaaaagtcatcagcagtgaaaatggtggacactggaagcctcaaatttggccagacaggccaaatgaccaaatgggtactatagtggtatgtctgctctaggggaaaccaactgctatctaatttgactgaaggcctgctcaATGGgcgggaatacatgcctgatactgaaaacctaatcaaaagcctatggcaggggaggtcataagccttggGGGTATAAAGccagctcttgtctggataaatgcatatattacactcaccaaattgccctgaaagcactacacttaatgttcatatttacatattaatgctactctcacttctggttagagaagcttcacttttcagacggcgatgaccactaggatgacccaaaaggcaacatagtgctgagaagaagagacagaagagtgtccagcactgaaacatctcacacccaccaaggctcagggtccgttgcagaagaggtggcagaaagaatgtaagagccaaaggaagggtaccactccttacatacaactgtccagaaagaaattgACCTTGGTATccaagacctcatagtgcctagccatacctatacaagaccctcataataggataaaagatgatgacatcaaattaaaagagagactaatggagagagggaggggatatgatggaaatcAGGgtcatgaaggggaaagcaggggaggggagggaaatagcatggtttgttgtctgtaagtacagaagttgtctatatctatctatctatctatatacatatatattatatataagtatatttatatacatatatgtatataaatatatgtatatatgtgtatataaatataaatgtacatatatacatacatatgcatgtatatatattatatatatgtgtgtgtgtatatatatacatatatatatatatatatatatatatatatatatatatatatatatattttttttttttttgcaagcagagaaagaaagagagagagagaatgagtacatcaggggccctagctgctgtaaataaactccaaatgcctgcaccactttgtgcatctggctttacatgggtactgaggaacttgGACTGCTATGCTTTGCaattaagcaccttaactgctgagctatttctccaacccctaGCTGTTATTACCCTATAAAGAGAAGAATAAAGGCTTTCAGTAAGTACAATGTTTTTGTACCAACAATGCCAGCAATGACACTTTCATAGATGAGTCCACTGCATTTACTTTATGAAATAAGTGAGAACACAGGACACCTTGAAGCTAAAAGTGGTATTTTGGCTAATACTGGGAAGAGAGATAAGGGGAGAGGAATAAGGTGTTCCCAAGAATAAACAGCATGACTGCATCACTGTtcatcctatgaaagacctcagGGTTGGTTTACAATGTTATAAAATGTAACAATTGCACTGATGTAGAAACTCCTTAGGGATCTCCAGAATTAGTCACCCTCCTCCCTAAAAGGTTACCTTACTTGTCATTTAAGAGCCACAAAATTGTATAAAGCACAGTAGGATTACTCAGTCtgggaataaatattttaaaacagctgTTTCTTTTAAGCCCAATGAGAAAGTCAAACTGAACTGAAACTATATGTcagcaaaagaaagtaatggcaaGCATTATCTTTTGTGACAGACCTGTTAGATTTCTGAAGATGCCCTAAGATAGGTTCCTCCAAGGGTCCTATGTCTGAGAAGCCAGCTGTCTGCTGTGGGCAAATGATCGCCAGCCTAATCCACTTACAGAAAATGTCAACAGAGATTGCTTCAGCACCAGTGAGCTGAAAAATATAAACCTGGAGCTACACTGGAAAAAATATGATTCAGGAAGCTTTGCGAATTTAGGTTCATGTGAAGATACCAGTCTCCTGAGAAGTCATTCTGACAAAGGAGCCATTCAGCACGAGAGGGCATTGCTGTGAGCCTCTGTTCtctgctccctccttccttccactgtGACCACTGCCTCTATGCCAACAGATCCAATGAGAAAAGATAGACAATTCACATCCACCTTTGCCACAGAGACAAATGTAAATTTATTGCACCTCAAATCAAACATCAATAAAGGATCAGCCACAAAACAAACCAGCATTGTGAGAAAAAACAAATTCCAACATCTCCCATTAACTTTCCGTGGAAAACTAGTGACCCTGAAATCTAAATGCCTCCATCGTCATGGCCATAAGCCGCACACAGATTGAGAGCCTCTGCAGAAGCCTTATACTCACCTCCTCGTGCCAGTTCTGCTTCAAAAAGCTCATTTACAACAACATGAGAGATGGAGGCGAGAGTGCACAAAGGCTACAGAGATACTTACTAACATTAGAACAACATTTTTAACACGCATTCTGGTATTTGCTGGGTAAGGCTTCCTTTGAAGAAGTTTCTGATAACATGGCTCAAATTATTGGTTACTTGATCATCCAAAAataattttgcaaaaaaaaaaatgccataataAGAGTGCAGATGGACCATCAATGGTCCCCAGCCACTGTGAACTGATCCCAAAATGGCTTCAGCTGCTTCGCCCCTGCACACTGTCAGCAAGCAAATTGGGTTTGTGATATCTGATCCCTTGTTACACACTCCAGGGTCCCCTTCCACATGCATTGGCATTCCTGCAGCCCAGTGACACTCCTGCATCTGGTCTAGTCATGTCCTTTTACCAAGGACATTCATTCTCTGTTCTCTACAACTAATGGTTTAAGTAGATTCACAAGGACACTATCCACTTGGAGAGCTCACTGTGGAATGTGCTGGCTGGACGTCCCATAACCTGGTACACACCCATTTCTGCAAGCAGGAGGGAAGAGCAACTAGGAAGACATTGTCAAAGGGGCAATCATCCTCCACCCTCCGACCAATGAGTCATTTTTTAATGAATAAGGCTAAGGAAACTCTTCcatgaaatatgttccttcttcCTAATAATTCAGTTAAGAATTTAGTTAACTCAGCATCCTCAACTGTGGCTAGTTTGAAAATTTGGTCCCTCTTGCTGCCCCAAGTCCACCAGAGCATTTGGTTAAGAACCACACAAAGGAAAAGTCAAGACCATTTTCCCTGATCCAAGACCCACTTGAGTTTCAGATCTCAAACTTGAGCCATGCACAACACAAAGTGCAACCACACATTTTTCTCCAACTTTTTACTTAGCTTAAATGCTTCCAACACTACACACAAGTAGAAGTATCAACATCTTTATTTCACAGTTGTTCATACGAGGTCATGTTGGTTTGATTAATTCATCTGTCCCcatttacatatatttacttCACTATAAATACCTCTGCATAAACACAATACTAGTACTCATTAATATTCTCACTAGTGaataaatattaatagtcttTCAGTGCTGTCATCTgctatatttaacatatttaACTTGCCCAAGGGTCCCATTACATCTGTGATCATGTCACTTTTTCAACCCATAATCCAATCAAGGTCCACACACTACTAGCATCACGACGCAGTTCCGAGGCCTGTGTGAAAGTGGCCGTTGTAGAAAGTAACACTGGGAAATACCACACAAGGTCGCAGCAGCAAGGGCCACGCATCGAGGAGGTTTACATCACTGCCTCACGCCTGCTGACTTTATGGAATACGCACCATTAACTCATCATCTACGCTTGTCAAAACATTTCTCCCAAATGTCAAATACCATCATTCTTacattttttatctttaaatCAACTTTATAAATATAGATGcctgaaaaagaaaatgccatacATTCATGAAACCCACTCACTTTTGTGCAATGCCAATGCTTCCCTAATCCCTCTTTCTATCCGGGCCTCAGCTTGCTTCCCAGAATTGATTACCGTGAAAATGGAACTACAACAAGCAGTGGGAGACAGCATTCACACTTGGTTCTTCAACATGCCAGTAACTAATACTTCTCACTGGTTGGGTATGTGggtcaaaggaaaggaaaactaaAATCTTTAAACTGTCATCATGTAGAAAATTCAGAGCTCCATCTAATAAGCCTTGGTGTTACTTTCCATAGCCACAGCACCTGGTAGGGAAAGCAGCAGCAGACTGACCTTGAGCTGGGATGACCTTGTGCTACATGACTGGCCATATTCACACAGCCAATCAGCAATTGGCCAGGGACTATTGAGATGACCCCATGCCAGGCAGTTATGACAGTAATTAGACAAGCCAATGAGATTAACTCTTTCAGAGATTGGGAATGGGAAGTTCAAAGGCCTTAGTCATTTGGCAATAAAAAGAGGTGCTAGAAAGGAGGATTGAGGAGGGAACAGAGATGAGCCTGTCTTAGCCACAGCACCAGTGTGAAATTCACAAACTCTTGCTCCAAAGGAAAGGATAAAAGAACATAGCTCCCTAATGCCTGTTTGAACAGTTAATGCTCTTCCAGAGTCATCCTCTGCCCTGAAATTGTGCTCCCTGCATTGTTATATATAGTCCAACTTCGAAAAGCTAAAACACCCTCTGTTTGGTCTAATTcacacaaaaaatgttttaaatgagaAATGACAGTCTGCTACCATTTAAATGACACCACTTGGTGGGCAAGAACAAAGGCAAAATCCGGTTTGTACTGGGCCACTGTCACATTTTCAGTCTTTGTAAGCTCCTTGTAGAGAAAACCAGCATCAGTGAGAAGGACGGAAAGAACAGAGGTTGTGGCTGCTGTCCGCAGTGAGTGGAATGATTAGCAACTTGCGAattggctgtgtgaccttggaagtGTCTCTTTCTTCTGTGGGTTGCAGTGTCCTTTTCTGCGAAACACGGGGGATTCAACAAGACCTCTGGGTTCATCAAATGTACTGAAAGTGTATTAGTTAGGGCTTGAATTAAAATTGTGTCAAAATTCATTTAATTGTGTAAAATAAGGAAGACTAGCTAAGAGGGAGGAGATAAAAAGTAACTAAATTTCTGTGGCCTAGAAGAACAGGGTCCTGTGGGGCGGCAACAGGGAGAGGCAGGCACCGGCAAAGGCTTCCTGAATTCTTGGTATCTGAGCAAACACCTGAACTAAGCTTAGGGAATCATGTCctacacagagggagaaagataatATGGAAGGCCCAGGAGTGGGGCAGGGAGGCAAGACATACTTTTGAAGCACGAACACATCCACTTATCCATTGGGGAACGGGGACAAATTCTGTATGAATGAAGCAGAGCAGGGAAGAGGAAGGTGGTGAGAGGTGAAGCTGGAGAagtcgggtggggggggggatgggaaaACAGGTCACAAGAGACTTTGCCACTCCTTCGTGGGAAGGGTTATGGAAAacgaaaagaggcagagagatagaaagcagTCCTGACCAATTTGACAGACCTTTTTGCACATGTGCGCATGCACATgtggatgcatgtgcacatgtatgtggagatgAGGACAATTTTGAGTGCTATCCCCAGGTATGCCCCCATttcttttggagatagggtctttcattggTCTGAAGCTCAGTAATTAGGCTATCTTGGCTAAACAGCTTGCTCCTGGTAGCCTCCTGTTTCCACCACCCCaacgctggaattacaggtgtgtatcaccgcATACAAACATCTGTATCAGGGCTGACAATTcatctcaagtcctcatgctctcagggcaagcattttactgactgaaatATTTCCCCAGCAAGCACTGttacatttagacagacagctcagaccactgagctacagaaggagaaggaggcaggACTATATGAGGCACGGTAGATGCAAGGTTATGGGGGCTGTGTACAGAAGCTCATGGAGAGATGACCAGGAGGCAGACCAAACAGAACCTGGCAACCCACTGGAGGTAGAGGATTAGGAGAAAGATCCATGACCCCTCCTAGGATTCTAGTGGAATAACCAAGGgtcttcattaattcattcaagtAGGGACCCAAAAGATATCATTGGAGCACGAAGGAAAAAGATGCGCACAGCACTTGAGACATGCTGATTAGGCCAAGGTGTGGGGGGTAGTGGTTGGTAGGACATATGAAGAATGGTGTGGGGGCTGGTGGGGCTATCTGGAGATAGGCCAACATGCCTGGGCAAAGAGAGACAGGTGGGACGGCCAGTAGAGAGAGGGCAGTGAAAACCATCTGCAGACAGCTACCATCCAtgaagagggggaaggagaagagaggagaaccTCAGGTTGAACTCTGAGAAGAGCCAGCATTTGGTAGGAGGAGCAAGGAAGGGCACCTGCAAAGGACCCTGGGTAAAAGAGCCTGAAATGTAGGAAGAAGGCCAGGCAGGCTGGTGCTCCAGAACTGCAGAGAGCAGGGCttcagaaaagaaagggtgaTCAGGATGTCCCAGGGAGGAAGTACAGTAAAAGCTGAAAAACGTCTGTGGCATTTCACGAGGAGGTTTGGGTGACCTTGAAGAGAACGATTTAATGGAGTGTCAGGGGAAGAAGACAGATTAAAGTTGGCTAAGAGTGAGTGGGAGGTAAGGAAGTGGGTTCAACAAGTGTAAACAACTTGTTAAGAAGTTTTGGCTGTGGGCAAGGACAGGGCGGAAGGAAGCTGGAAGGGTTGGAAGTCTTTTCTAAGAGTATTTCATATATCTAAGTAATACATATATGAATCCAGTTAGGCTGGATGATAAGTTGTGAAAGGAGAAGGATAAAATCTGAAATGGAATAACTGAAAGCCTCAACTAGGATTGACTGTTCTTCCAACTTGATCGTCCCAGAACACTGATGTTTTCTTTCTACTTATTCCTGAGCTCCTTTACTTGTGTGACGTGGGAAGTTTagtcaagaaatttaaaaatgccaGCAAGATGGCATCTTCCACGGTGCTGCGCCCCTTGCGGCGACTGCTGGGCCCCGCTCAGATCGCCAGCAGCTCTTCAGCACGATCAAAATTCTACGTGCGAGAGCTGCCGAATGCCAAACCTAACTGGTTGAAAGTTGGGCTGACCTTGGGCACCTCAGCCGTCCTGTGGTTCATTCTCATCAATCAATATAATGAAGATGTTTTAGAgtataaaagaagaaatggacTTGAATAAACATTGGAAGTACTTATGTGGTGGGTGTGTTCCATAAAGTGATGACAGCAATTCCTCCAGTCTGAGTTGGGAATATGAGAGAAAGGTTATGTGTGGATGTATATCAAGTCAGTGTTCCTGTTTTGCatcattaaataaaagaaattaaaataaaaaataaaaaaaagaaatttaaaaatgcatatcaTAGTACTTGGAATCTTAAACTTATAAATAAAAAGGCAGGGACTACGGTCTCTACTTGACTACCTCCAGGCAATGGGGAATTCTCACTTCGGCCAGCAGGTGGCGCGCCTGCTCTGGGCTTGGGTAGTGAGTGCCGGTCTGTCCACACCTGGCTTGTGCTCCAGTGGTTAGAAATGCCCAAGGGGAAGATATTTGGCCCAATCCTGTGCTTGCTATGTAGATTTACACCCCACCACCCTAAGTGTGCTAAAAGTGACCTCAAATCGACACTGGTACTGTCAAGAGTCATCAAAGCACATTGGTGTGTCTCCACCTTGCGCAAGTAGACCTTTAAATTCTAAGGGAACACGATGATCACAAATTTCTTTCTTAGCAAAACCTGAAATTGCCATGTCTCCTCAAAGGCAGAGCACTCTGACTACCTATTCTCCTTCTCAGGTGgccagaaagaggaaaaggcaatttaaaatatgttcaataaaacttaatttaaaatagGCTAAAGTACCCATGCCTCATAAATGTTTTATGATCTATTTTGCTGTTTTGATAACTTTAATACATTAACCTAATATTAGGTAAAGCACTCAGGCTTAAGTAATTTGTTGATAACTATAagacaaagtttttttttcttctacttgaCAACATGATTGAGCTTATGAAAATGCTATAATTATGCATTTAAATTCACAGTAAGGAAAATATGTGAGCCACAAGGTAATTTCCAAGGTCCACCACACAAacccttctcttttctcctctcccatTCTGTCATTCCTGAAGTGCCAAATAACATCAGAAGTTGTAGGGAGAGAAAAGGGTACCTGCACAGCCGCCGCTACACGAGGCTGTAACTAACACACACCTCACACGCCCGCACACACGCTTGCGTGCACCCTCCTTGACCATGCCAGTCCACACCAGTCTCTTCACCTGCCAATTGGCTCAGAAAATGGTTCTGTCATTTTTAACTTGCCAACGGTGTAAAATTAATGTTAGTATCTTGGTTTCAGAATCCAAATGGGAACAAGATTAGCTCACTCTACCCCCTTCCAAGGGCCAACCCCCTGTTGAAGGACAGCAAAATATTTGATCTCCTGCTCCATCTTTCTTCACTTTCTGaaaatttataaacataaatgtaATTCTTTTTCCAATACACGTGGCAGGCTGAGTTTTATAGCCTGAAAAGAggtctgcggggggggggggggcgggtggtgACGAAGGAAAACGGTAGGCGCACAGACCTGGAGGCAGGGATGAACACGGGCTACCCGAAGAACAGAAGAGCAGTGGCCACAGCGGGCGCATATGGTATAAGTGAAAAGTAACAGGAGAAAAAGGTCAATTTTATCGTTGAGGAAAATGACCTACTGCACAGGAGGAAGCAACCTTCCTAGAAATAAATTTAAGGAGTTGTGGGTGTTATACACAGGATTGTAAGACTTTGTTACACTAGAGACTTGGAAAGCTTTGTTCATTTCGCTAAATAAAACATCCATTGTCTAATATTTATATTTGTCTTCTTTGCTATCCTGCCTAAGTAAAAGTTTGCATATCATGCCAAACAGACCACCAGAGAGATCCCATACTCTCATAACTTTCTATATAGCATCCCAAACAGTATTCCATCAGGATCCTGTGCTCTGTAACTTTCCAGATTCACCTATCCAAATATCCAGGCTGTTATCTGCCAGG contains:
- the LOC101599738 gene encoding NADH dehydrogenase [ubiquinone] 1 subunit C1, mitochondrial-like; its protein translation is MASSTVLRPLRRLLGPAQIASSSSARSKFYVRELPNAKPNWLKVGLTLGTSAVLWFILINQYNEDVLEYKRRNGLE